From the genome of Candidatus Binataceae bacterium:
CCCGGAGCGATGACACCCGAGCGCCGGAGCTTGGCGGCAAAGGTGGTCCGTTTAAGGCCCAGCAGCTTCGCGGCGGCCTGCTTGTTTCCGGCTGTCTGCCGCAGAGCGTCGTTGATCAATCTTCCTTCCAATTCACGCACCAGGCTCTGCAAGTTCACACCGCCCGCAGGAAGGCTCGCGGGAATTTCGATGACGGCGGGCCGCGGTTTGGAAGTGAGCGCTGGGGGAAGAATCCGCGTGTCGATAGTGGAATCGTCGCACAAGATCGCCAGCCGCTCCACCATGTTTTCGAGCTCGCGTACGTTCCCCGGCCAGTCATAGGACCACAATTGCACCATCGCCTCGCGAGTGACCGTGATCTTCCGGCCCGGAGTTCGCGCCTGGATGCATTCGAGAAAGTGGTCTACCAGGAGCGGGATGTCCGATCGCCGCTCGCGCAGGGGCGGCACCAAGATCGGTACTACCTGGAGACGATAGAACAGATCCTCGCGAAAGGCCCCTTTGCGAACCGACACGGCTAAGTCAGTA
Proteins encoded in this window:
- a CDS encoding sigma-54 dependent transcriptional regulator: MSQRHARPFVPVNCAAIPRDLLESEMFGHERGAFTGASGTRQGLFTAAAGGTILLDEIGSMPMELQAKLLRVLEDGEVRPVGSDRWTRVDVRVIAASNTDLAVSVRKGAFREDLFYRLQVVPILVPPLRERRSDIPLLVDHFLECIQARTPGRKITVTREAMVQLWSYDWPGNVRELENMVERLAILCDDSTIDTRILPPALTSKPRPAVIEIPASLPAGGVNLQSLVRELEGRLINDALRQTAGNKQAAAKLLGLKRTTFAAKLRRSGVIAPGAADDKDDAD